Proteins from a genomic interval of Nocardia sp. BMG51109:
- a CDS encoding bifunctional diguanylate cyclase/phosphodiesterase, with translation MAWEGSDDVSHAGLAERWAAALDGGPQDHFVPLSPAEVRELLTDLAAELDTVAERGGTGRAAEAGVRLARAHFVGDEVLGRSIAALSTHFAAAGIPADRSAEVLAAFAAGYLRAFRAWLLSEQESLRSADIAARGLVEKRLRASEARLRAVFSQAGIGTGLSDMTGRIIEVNAAFATMLGYRPEEMTELNVDDLTHPDDPPDTWKLYGGVLCGKHDNVSVEKAYLHRDGHTVWTNINVSLIRDEGGRPQYTLVLVEDISERRALRERLHHRAHHDPLTGLANRTRFFDALATAFAAPDTRIGLCYVDLDHFKNVNDTFGHAAGDELLRQAAVRLNSCLAHPDQVVARMGGDEFVILVPHSADNAELTRLARTVLDAFAAPFDIHGHRFAVTASIGVATERADHTTTDELLQAADTTMYWAKADGRGRYAVFDADRRRREHTRAELSAAMPAALGRGEFFLEFQPIMTLTDHTPVAVEALVRWRHPELGVLTPTRFVDLAEDNGHIGALGAVVLTEACRAARAWYDRFGAHTPVLSVNVSAAEVADPSWLDRVQRTIDDTGIEPGRLQLELTERAFMHTTGRPLQALRTLAETGVRIAIDDFGTGYSNLAYLGRLPLHVVKLAGPFIHRIRTPGVSGRSDLLVLHTVVDLSHALGLSVTAECVETRHQAERLLELGCDTAQGWFFHHPMPAEQIAKLLADTEFT, from the coding sequence ATGGCGTGGGAAGGGTCCGACGACGTCTCGCACGCCGGCCTGGCCGAGCGGTGGGCGGCCGCGCTCGACGGCGGGCCGCAGGATCACTTCGTGCCCCTGAGCCCCGCCGAGGTGCGCGAGCTGCTGACCGACCTCGCCGCGGAGCTCGACACCGTCGCCGAGCGCGGCGGCACCGGGCGGGCGGCCGAGGCCGGGGTGCGGCTGGCCCGTGCGCATTTCGTCGGCGACGAGGTGCTCGGCCGCAGCATCGCCGCCCTCAGCACCCACTTCGCCGCGGCCGGCATACCCGCCGACCGGTCCGCGGAGGTGCTCGCCGCCTTCGCCGCCGGCTACCTGCGGGCGTTCCGGGCCTGGCTGCTCAGCGAGCAGGAAAGCCTGCGCAGCGCCGACATCGCCGCCCGGGGCCTGGTCGAGAAGCGCCTGCGCGCCAGCGAGGCGCGACTGCGCGCAGTGTTCTCGCAGGCCGGCATCGGCACTGGGCTGTCCGATATGACGGGCCGGATCATCGAGGTCAACGCCGCGTTCGCCACCATGCTCGGCTACCGGCCGGAGGAGATGACCGAGCTGAACGTCGACGACCTCACCCACCCCGACGACCCGCCGGACACGTGGAAGCTCTACGGCGGCGTGCTGTGCGGCAAGCACGACAACGTGTCGGTCGAGAAGGCCTACCTGCACCGCGACGGCCACACGGTGTGGACCAACATCAACGTCTCGCTGATCCGCGACGAGGGCGGCCGGCCCCAGTACACGCTGGTGCTGGTGGAGGACATCTCCGAGCGGCGCGCGCTGCGCGAGCGGCTGCACCACCGCGCCCACCACGACCCGCTCACCGGCCTGGCCAACCGCACCCGCTTCTTCGACGCCCTCGCCACCGCCTTCGCGGCCCCGGACACGCGCATCGGCCTGTGCTACGTCGACCTCGACCATTTCAAGAACGTCAACGACACCTTCGGGCACGCGGCCGGCGACGAACTGCTGCGGCAGGCCGCCGTCCGGCTGAACTCGTGCCTCGCCCACCCGGACCAGGTCGTGGCCCGCATGGGCGGTGACGAGTTCGTCATCCTGGTGCCGCATTCGGCCGACAACGCCGAACTGACCCGGCTGGCCCGCACCGTGCTCGACGCCTTCGCCGCACCGTTCGACATCCACGGCCACCGGTTCGCCGTCACCGCCAGCATCGGCGTGGCCACCGAACGCGCCGACCACACCACCACCGACGAACTGCTGCAGGCCGCCGACACCACCATGTACTGGGCCAAGGCCGACGGCCGCGGCCGGTACGCGGTATTCGACGCCGATCGGCGCCGCCGCGAGCACACCCGCGCCGAACTGTCCGCGGCGATGCCGGCGGCGCTGGGCCGCGGCGAGTTCTTCCTGGAGTTCCAGCCGATCATGACGCTCACCGACCACACACCGGTGGCCGTGGAGGCGCTGGTGCGCTGGCGCCACCCCGAACTCGGCGTCCTCACCCCGACCAGGTTCGTCGATCTGGCCGAGGACAACGGCCATATCGGCGCCCTGGGCGCGGTGGTGCTGACGGAGGCCTGCCGCGCCGCCCGCGCCTGGTACGACCGCTTCGGCGCGCACACGCCGGTGCTCAGCGTCAATGTCTCGGCGGCGGAGGTGGCCGACCCGAGCTGGCTGGACCGGGTACAGCGGACCATCGACGATACCGGGATCGAACCCGGCCGCCTGCAACTCGAACTGACCGAGCGGGCGTTCATGCACACCACCGGGCGGCCGCTGCAGGCCCTGCGCACCCTCGCCGAGACGGGCGTGCGCATCGCCATCGACGACTTCGGTACGGGCTATTCGAATCTCGCCTATCTGGGCCGGCTGCCGCTGCACGTGGTCAAGCTGGCCGGCCCGTTCATCCACCGCATCCGCACGCCCGGCGTGTCCGGCCGCAGCGATCTGCTCGTCCTGCACACCGTCGTCGACCTCAGCCACGCCCTCGGGCTCAGCGTCACCGCCGAATGCGTCGAAACCAGGCATCAGGCCGAGCGGCTGCTGGAGCTGGGCTGCGATACCGCCCAGGGCTGGTTCTTCCACCACCCGATGCCCGCCGAGCAAATCGCCAAGCTGCTCGCCGACACCGAATTCACCTGA
- a CDS encoding SAM-dependent methyltransferase: MAGPSWAPEGIDPDRPSASRVYDFFVGGMHNFEIDRALARQIEAFTPNVAEVMRANRDLLRRCVRHLVDAGITRFLDLGSGIPTVGNVHEVAQARDPGSRVVYVDIDPVAVAHGRAILAGDERVAVVEADVAEPDRILADPAVARLLGSGGPVAVLLLGVLHFVPDAADPAGCVARLREAVAPGSYLAVTHATADGQPAEVLEAQRLSGRTSTEIVLRSREEIAGYFGDWTLLEPGLVPLPLWRPDDPGDVGDRPELSGAYGGLARKDR; the protein is encoded by the coding sequence ATGGCCGGACCGAGTTGGGCGCCCGAGGGGATCGATCCGGATCGGCCCAGCGCCTCGCGTGTCTACGACTTCTTCGTCGGCGGCATGCACAATTTCGAGATCGACCGCGCGCTGGCCCGGCAGATCGAAGCGTTCACCCCGAACGTGGCCGAGGTGATGCGGGCGAACCGGGATCTGTTGCGGCGGTGCGTGCGTCATCTGGTGGATGCCGGGATCACCCGGTTCCTCGATCTCGGTTCGGGCATTCCGACCGTCGGCAACGTGCACGAGGTGGCGCAGGCGCGCGATCCCGGCTCGCGGGTGGTCTACGTCGACATCGATCCGGTCGCGGTCGCGCACGGCCGGGCGATCCTGGCCGGCGACGAGCGGGTGGCCGTCGTCGAGGCCGACGTCGCCGAGCCCGACCGGATCCTCGCCGATCCGGCGGTGGCCCGGTTGCTGGGATCCGGCGGGCCGGTAGCCGTGTTGCTGCTGGGCGTGTTGCATTTCGTGCCCGACGCGGCCGATCCGGCCGGTTGCGTGGCGCGGCTGCGGGAGGCGGTGGCGCCCGGCAGCTATCTGGCCGTCACGCATGCCACCGCGGACGGCCAGCCCGCCGAGGTGCTGGAGGCGCAGAGGCTGTCCGGCCGCACCTCCACCGAGATCGTCCTGCGTTCCCGGGAGGAGATCGCCGGGTACTTCGGCGACTGGACGCTGCTCGAGCCGGGCCTGGTGCCTCTGCCGCTGTGGCGGCCCGACGATCCGGGCGACGTGGGGGACCGGCCCGAGCTGTCCGGGGCGTACGGCGGGCTCGCGCGCAAGGACCGGTAG
- a CDS encoding protease inhibitor I42 family protein, giving the protein MVVSGLALAAGGPSALAVADPLPVVRMAEPVSEPMVVGTDANGQSTSLSSGQELVVALPDTPSTGYRWQISEIDQGVLHQEGEPQFRQDPGGGLTIGGPGTSVWAFTGGDPGTTRLSLVSVRAGDPAPAQEFSLNVTVQ; this is encoded by the coding sequence ATGGTTGTGTCCGGACTGGCCCTGGCGGCCGGTGGCCCGAGTGCGCTGGCGGTGGCCGATCCGCTGCCGGTTGTGCGGATGGCCGAGCCGGTGTCCGAGCCGATGGTGGTGGGCACCGACGCCAACGGCCAGTCGACCTCGCTGTCGTCCGGGCAGGAGCTGGTGGTCGCGCTGCCCGATACGCCGTCCACCGGCTATCGCTGGCAGATCAGCGAGATCGATCAGGGCGTGCTGCACCAGGAGGGCGAGCCGCAGTTCCGGCAGGACCCGGGCGGCGGCCTGACGATCGGCGGGCCGGGCACCTCGGTGTGGGCCTTCACCGGTGGCGATCCGGGGACCACCCGGCTGTCCCTGGTCTCGGTGCGTGCGGGGGACCCCGCTCCGGCGCAGGAGTTCTCGCTGAACGTCACCGTGCAGTGA
- a CDS encoding AAA family ATPase: MYEPGIGPVGDLPMPTHTFVGRDRELAQIDDLLLSGVFRLITLAGPGGIGKTRLAAEAVRRFRAGNTAVRVHWVRLARLAACSDHAAVERETARSVIEADFSERPGWEVLVDTLAGGEAAGRDRRTVLVFDNCEHVLDGLVRFITDLLEAIPGLTVVATSRGPIGWIDEHLVNVPPLTEQQALTLFRQRAGLTGHPVTGADQEAIAADICRRVHNHPLYIQLAAARLRHRSPAGIRAELSGRADDRRMQWTTGPRAGADPRHRRVTDVIRWSYELCSDAERLLFDRLSVFAAGYDTNPDDGNAGVADVGADLAAIRAVCGSGPDDGDTVISLPGNEIQRLLDGLVDQSLVTVHITTSTVRYSLLESLRVFASEQLRRRSGDDAGEPARLARRHLRYYRDRVSDAAGRWFSPAERELLDWARASWDNIVTAIETSLTSPGEAASGLEICLGLIALRVPFVRGSMRDIRRWTERCLDATATETPQPAELQVAARSAIAWLAVRRGQSADANRLLEDCVAACVPQAGGTDWRNHPETDFGLPPQLELAWGTELFMDKRDPRAIVVLVRARDQFRRLDDGGGEMMAGMFAGIAAGLLGSSRQAHDISRYCLEHARGSGALWATSWAELSWAITLIKHGDPAAAEAVLRHALAHQLTMRDQWGAAWSVELRTWALGALIGRGGGERDRALATEIARLAGGVRALRTRLGIDIDAMGTFADESRRAVAAARRVLGGTAYAAAEARGARLRPEHNEVHRLALGEAIADTTPIVTESWCTLSAVQLEIAVLVAAGYTNGDIARRRGKSKRTVDAQVAAIFSKLGVSSRREIEKDVPARLVPDVEAELRRRLA, from the coding sequence GTGTATGAACCGGGCATCGGGCCGGTCGGTGACCTGCCGATGCCGACCCACACCTTCGTCGGCCGGGACCGCGAACTGGCGCAGATCGACGACCTGCTGCTGAGCGGCGTGTTCCGGTTGATCACGCTGGCCGGTCCGGGCGGTATCGGGAAGACCAGGCTGGCGGCCGAGGCCGTGCGCCGTTTCCGTGCCGGCAATACTGCCGTCCGGGTCCACTGGGTGCGGCTGGCCCGTCTGGCCGCGTGCTCGGACCACGCCGCGGTGGAACGCGAGACGGCGCGTTCGGTGATCGAGGCCGATTTCTCCGAGCGGCCCGGGTGGGAGGTCCTGGTCGATACGCTGGCCGGCGGGGAGGCGGCGGGCCGCGACCGGCGCACCGTCCTCGTGTTCGACAACTGCGAACACGTGCTCGACGGACTCGTGCGGTTCATCACCGACCTCCTCGAGGCGATCCCGGGACTGACCGTGGTCGCCACCAGCCGCGGCCCGATCGGCTGGATCGATGAGCATCTGGTGAACGTGCCGCCGTTGACCGAACAGCAGGCCCTGACGCTGTTCCGGCAGCGCGCCGGACTCACCGGCCATCCGGTGACCGGCGCGGACCAGGAAGCGATCGCCGCCGACATCTGCCGCCGTGTGCACAACCACCCGCTCTACATTCAGCTCGCCGCCGCGCGGCTGCGGCATCGGTCGCCGGCCGGTATCCGCGCCGAACTCAGTGGCCGCGCGGACGATCGGCGGATGCAGTGGACGACCGGGCCGCGCGCGGGGGCCGACCCGCGCCATCGCCGGGTCACCGACGTCATTCGATGGTCCTACGAATTGTGTTCCGACGCGGAGCGTCTCCTGTTCGACCGGCTGTCGGTGTTCGCCGCCGGATACGACACGAATCCGGACGACGGCAACGCCGGCGTGGCCGACGTGGGGGCCGACCTGGCGGCGATCCGGGCCGTCTGCGGTTCCGGCCCGGACGACGGCGACACGGTTATATCCTTGCCCGGCAACGAGATTCAACGCCTGCTGGACGGGCTCGTCGACCAGTCGCTGGTGACCGTCCACATCACCACGTCGACCGTGCGGTACAGCCTGCTGGAAAGCTTACGGGTGTTCGCGTCCGAACAGCTGCGCCGGCGCTCGGGCGACGACGCCGGCGAACCGGCCCGCCTGGCCCGCCGGCATCTGCGCTACTACCGGGACCGGGTGAGCGATGCCGCCGGACGCTGGTTCTCCCCGGCGGAACGAGAGCTGCTGGACTGGGCGAGGGCGTCGTGGGACAACATCGTCACCGCCATCGAGACCTCGCTCACCTCGCCCGGCGAGGCGGCGTCGGGTCTGGAGATCTGCCTCGGATTGATCGCGCTGCGCGTGCCCTTCGTGCGTGGGTCGATGCGCGACATCCGGCGCTGGACCGAACGCTGCCTGGACGCCACGGCGACGGAGACCCCGCAACCGGCCGAGTTGCAGGTGGCCGCCCGCTCGGCGATCGCCTGGCTCGCCGTGCGCCGCGGCCAGTCGGCCGACGCCAACCGCCTGCTGGAGGACTGCGTCGCGGCCTGCGTTCCGCAGGCCGGCGGCACCGACTGGCGCAACCACCCGGAGACCGATTTCGGCCTGCCGCCGCAGCTGGAATTGGCCTGGGGCACCGAGCTTTTCATGGACAAGCGCGATCCGCGCGCGATCGTCGTGCTGGTGCGGGCCCGGGACCAGTTCCGGCGCCTCGACGACGGCGGCGGGGAGATGATGGCGGGCATGTTCGCCGGCATCGCGGCGGGTCTGCTCGGATCGTCGCGGCAGGCCCACGACATCTCCCGGTACTGCCTCGAGCACGCCCGCGGTTCGGGGGCGCTGTGGGCGACCTCGTGGGCCGAGCTGAGCTGGGCGATCACCTTGATCAAACACGGCGATCCCGCGGCGGCCGAGGCCGTGCTGCGGCACGCGCTGGCACATCAGCTGACGATGCGTGACCAGTGGGGCGCGGCGTGGTCGGTGGAGTTGCGCACCTGGGCGCTGGGCGCGCTCATCGGGCGCGGCGGCGGGGAGCGCGACCGGGCGCTCGCCACCGAGATCGCCCGGCTCGCCGGGGGCGTGCGTGCCCTGCGCACCAGGCTGGGCATCGACATCGACGCGATGGGGACGTTCGCCGACGAGTCGCGCCGGGCCGTCGCGGCCGCGCGCCGGGTGCTGGGCGGCACCGCCTACGCGGCCGCGGAGGCGCGCGGGGCGCGGCTGCGCCCGGAACACAACGAGGTGCATCGGCTCGCCCTGGGCGAGGCGATCGCGGATACCACGCCGATCGTCACCGAGTCGTGGTGCACGCTGTCCGCGGTCCAGCTGGAGATCGCCGTCCTGGTCGCGGCGGGCTACACCAACGGCGACATCGCCCGTCGCCGGGGGAAATCCAAGCGTACGGTCGATGCGCAGGTCGCGGCGATATTCTCGAAACTGGGGGTCTCGTCGCGGCGGGAGATCGAGAAGGACGTACCGGCCCGCCTCGTGCCCGACGTCGAAGCAGAACTCCGGCGGCGGCTCGCGTAA
- a CDS encoding FAD-dependent monooxygenase → MSRSAIPDDSVLIVGAGPTGTTLAIELRRRGVPCRVIDKRSGPAETSRSFTLHAGTLEGYARAGFADRFLERGIRSVSMDYHFQGFGDVARLDFTQLRSRFPFTLVIEQDATEEILREQLAVLGVCVEWDTELCTVTTAADGRIAAVLRHGPGEETAHPAWLVGCDGLRSTVRTQIGSDFQGDEYTGMEMRMMDVPLEGFPLSGNSIHYLINEDRMLLITKLPGGCYRILISDRRGERGTETNATTEAARAAFQRVVDDYFHGSVTLGTPKWNTVFDIWRRMSTSYRRGHIFVCGDAAHINSPAGGQGMNACIQDAFNLGWKLADVVNGGAREALLDSYERERRPIGEQVAEGTHLLHRVMMAHGEPIPERVAIAREPGFNHKAVEQISGLSYTYRDVVPQPPGLVPPGGLTAGDRAPDVAVTPALSLHELLRHPDYTLLVLQRDPRSAAAAAIAEAAAPYGHRVRVMVVVPPDMAVVAPAGAIVARGTAVHDLYGDPGADILCLVRPDGYIGLRCRAADREALCGMLDAILT, encoded by the coding sequence ATGTCTCGCTCCGCCATTCCGGATGACTCCGTACTCATCGTGGGCGCCGGGCCCACGGGCACCACGCTGGCGATCGAACTACGCCGCCGGGGCGTGCCGTGCCGGGTGATCGACAAGCGCAGCGGACCCGCCGAGACGTCGCGTTCCTTCACACTGCATGCCGGCACGCTGGAGGGGTACGCGCGGGCCGGTTTCGCCGACCGCTTCCTGGAGCGCGGAATCCGCAGCGTGTCCATGGACTACCACTTCCAGGGCTTCGGAGATGTTGCGCGACTGGACTTCACGCAACTGCGCAGCCGTTTCCCCTTCACCCTCGTCATCGAGCAGGACGCCACCGAGGAGATCCTGCGCGAGCAGCTCGCCGTGCTCGGCGTGTGCGTGGAGTGGGACACCGAACTGTGCACCGTCACGACCGCCGCCGACGGCCGCATCGCGGCGGTCCTGCGGCACGGCCCGGGGGAGGAGACCGCGCACCCGGCCTGGCTGGTGGGGTGCGACGGGCTTCGGAGCACCGTGCGCACGCAGATCGGCTCGGACTTCCAGGGCGACGAGTACACGGGCATGGAGATGCGGATGATGGATGTGCCGCTCGAGGGTTTTCCGCTGAGCGGCAACAGCATTCACTACCTCATCAACGAGGATCGGATGCTGCTGATCACCAAGCTGCCGGGCGGCTGCTACCGGATACTGATCAGCGACAGGCGGGGCGAGCGCGGCACCGAGACCAACGCCACCACCGAGGCCGCCCGCGCCGCGTTCCAGCGGGTCGTGGACGACTACTTTCACGGCAGTGTCACCCTCGGCACGCCGAAATGGAATACCGTCTTCGACATCTGGCGGCGCATGAGTACGAGCTATCGGCGCGGGCACATCTTCGTCTGCGGCGATGCCGCCCATATCAATTCGCCCGCCGGCGGGCAGGGGATGAACGCCTGTATCCAGGACGCGTTCAACCTCGGGTGGAAGCTCGCGGACGTCGTCAACGGCGGTGCTCGCGAGGCGCTGCTGGATTCCTATGAGCGGGAACGGCGCCCGATCGGCGAGCAGGTCGCCGAGGGGACCCACCTGCTGCACCGCGTCATGATGGCGCACGGCGAACCGATCCCGGAGCGGGTCGCGATCGCCCGGGAACCCGGGTTCAATCACAAAGCCGTGGAACAGATTTCGGGCCTCTCCTATACCTATCGCGATGTCGTGCCCCAGCCGCCGGGCCTCGTGCCGCCGGGCGGGCTCACGGCCGGCGACCGCGCGCCGGATGTCGCCGTCACACCGGCGCTGTCTCTGCACGAACTGCTGCGCCACCCCGACTACACCCTGCTGGTATTGCAGCGGGACCCGCGGTCGGCGGCCGCGGCCGCGATCGCGGAGGCCGCCGCGCCCTACGGGCACCGGGTGCGCGTCATGGTGGTCGTGCCCCCGGACATGGCGGTGGTCGCGCCGGCCGGGGCCATCGTCGCCCGCGGTACCGCGGTGCACGACCTGTACGGCGACCCCGGCGCGGACATCCTGTGCCTGGTGCGCCCCGACGGGTACATCGGCCTGCGGTGCCGGGCCGCCGACCGCGAGGCGCTGTGCGGGATGCTCGACGCGATCCTGACGTGA
- a CDS encoding DoxX family protein, whose product MTAVLLVATICCIVANALEVAAKTVRARIVMQNSAEVGVPPQWIPYLALLEGAGVAGLILGLLGVPLLGAAAAVGLTLFFVGATLAHVRARVFHNIAFPAAFLLLAVASVGYFATA is encoded by the coding sequence ATGACAGCGGTACTACTCGTCGCGACCATCTGCTGCATCGTCGCCAACGCCCTCGAGGTAGCCGCGAAGACCGTCCGGGCCCGGATCGTCATGCAGAACTCCGCCGAAGTGGGGGTACCGCCGCAATGGATCCCCTACCTGGCCCTGCTGGAGGGAGCAGGCGTAGCCGGCCTGATACTCGGCCTCCTCGGCGTGCCGCTCCTCGGAGCGGCCGCCGCGGTCGGCCTGACGCTGTTCTTCGTCGGCGCGACCCTGGCCCACGTGCGAGCGCGGGTATTCCACAACATCGCCTTCCCCGCGGCCTTCCTGCTCCTGGCCGTGGCCTCGGTCGGGTACTTCGCGACCGCCTGA
- a CDS encoding sigma-70 family RNA polymerase sigma factor, which yields MGFVEKFEAARPRLLSLAHRIVGSQHDAEDAVQTAWLRVQSADPAAVVNPDGLFTTVTARICFDHLRGRERRAELPLLPSDIPGEQLAADEEFLRRDEVSRALLVLLGELSPKQRVAFVLHDLFAVPFDQVAAVLDTTPATAKKLASRARIRLREADPAEPDRSAEHFEIIDAFLAAARGGDIARLVSLMAPGVVRTADPALLPQGGRTTVRGATEVAEETRAFVDRITAAVPLLVGGHPGAVIAPGGHPFALIRFRIDRGLIAGIDIAPCVPGTLLPAAPG from the coding sequence GTGGGATTCGTCGAAAAGTTCGAGGCCGCGCGGCCGCGGCTGCTGTCGCTGGCCCACCGGATCGTCGGCTCACAGCACGACGCCGAGGACGCGGTCCAGACCGCCTGGCTGCGGGTGCAGTCCGCCGACCCGGCCGCCGTGGTCAATCCCGACGGCCTGTTCACCACGGTGACCGCGCGGATCTGTTTCGACCACCTTCGCGGCCGCGAACGACGCGCCGAACTTCCGCTGCTGCCCTCGGACATCCCCGGCGAGCAGCTGGCCGCCGACGAGGAGTTCCTCCGCCGCGACGAGGTGTCCCGGGCCCTGCTCGTCCTGCTCGGCGAGCTGTCGCCGAAACAGCGGGTGGCGTTCGTCCTGCACGACCTGTTCGCCGTCCCGTTCGACCAGGTCGCGGCCGTGCTCGACACGACTCCGGCCACGGCGAAGAAGCTGGCCAGTCGCGCGCGGATCCGGCTCCGCGAGGCCGACCCGGCCGAACCCGACCGCAGCGCAGAACATTTCGAGATCATCGACGCCTTCCTGGCCGCGGCCCGGGGTGGCGACATCGCCCGGCTGGTCTCCCTCATGGCACCCGGCGTCGTCCGCACGGCAGACCCCGCGCTGCTTCCGCAAGGCGGCCGGACCACCGTCCGCGGAGCCACGGAGGTCGCCGAGGAAACCCGAGCCTTCGTCGACCGGATCACCGCCGCCGTCCCACTTCTCGTGGGCGGGCACCCGGGAGCGGTCATCGCCCCGGGCGGACATCCGTTCGCCCTCATTCGTTTCCGGATCGACAGGGGGCTGATCGCGGGGATCGACATCGCTCCCTGCGTGCCCGGCACCTTGTTACCGGCCGCACCCGGCTGA
- a CDS encoding FAD-dependent oxidoreductase, producing MSGVRVAVIGAGISGLVTAKVLRDDGFDVVIFEKGPAIGGVWSESRTYPGLRTNNSRDTYAFSDHPYSRSADMFPTAAQVREYLDSYVRRFGLEPHLRLAAEVVRCPVVVRYSRSSFTPEAIASHRFSIS from the coding sequence ATGTCTGGTGTGCGTGTGGCCGTGATCGGAGCCGGTATCTCCGGGCTGGTGACGGCGAAGGTCTTGCGGGACGACGGGTTCGACGTCGTGATATTCGAGAAGGGACCTGCGATCGGTGGCGTGTGGTCCGAATCGCGTACGTATCCGGGTCTGCGTACCAACAACTCTCGCGACACCTACGCGTTCTCCGACCATCCGTACAGCAGGTCGGCCGATATGTTTCCCACCGCGGCGCAGGTCCGTGAGTATCTGGACTCCTATGTGCGTCGCTTCGGCCTGGAACCCCACCTTCGCCTGGCGGCCGAGGTCGTCCGCTGTCCCGTCGTGGTACGGTATTCGAGGTCGTCGTTCACACCGGAAGCGATTGCGTCACATCGATTTTCGATTTCGTAG
- a CDS encoding SidA/IucD/PvdA family monooxygenase: MFDFVAVCAGVFCEPQIPEIKGMLRFGGRLLHSSQATDPALFEGQRVVVVGAGKSALDLATWAASHATGCALVFRKPHWMVPRYFFGRIPSDQLLTTRANEALIPYHRLNRIERSLHGPGRALIRLVWWVISVLIRLHSRMPAPFFPARYLGIAAERRRQRVETRSQRCPPRE, from the coding sequence ATTTTCGATTTCGTAGCGGTATGTGCCGGTGTTTTCTGCGAGCCGCAGATACCGGAAATCAAGGGAATGCTCCGGTTCGGGGGCCGGTTACTGCACTCCAGCCAGGCGACCGATCCTGCGCTGTTCGAAGGGCAGCGGGTCGTCGTCGTGGGCGCGGGGAAGTCGGCACTGGACCTGGCGACCTGGGCCGCGTCTCACGCGACCGGCTGCGCGCTCGTTTTCCGAAAGCCCCACTGGATGGTTCCGCGCTACTTCTTCGGTCGCATCCCGTCCGACCAGCTGCTGACGACCCGCGCAAACGAAGCGTTGATTCCGTACCACCGCCTCAACCGGATCGAGCGGTCGCTACACGGCCCGGGCAGAGCGTTGATACGACTGGTCTGGTGGGTGATCTCGGTCCTGATTCGTCTGCACTCGAGAATGCCGGCTCCGTTCTTCCCGGCCCGGTACCTCGGTATCGCCGCGGAACGTCGCCGACAGCGTGTGGAAACCCGGTCACAGCGGTGCCCGCCGAGGGAGTGA
- a CDS encoding 2'-5' RNA ligase family protein: MRKLRNHWARPLGTLGYYWFLTFEKSPALHSLAAECQALIDYPYFDPTPPEGLHLTLDRIGAGDEITSDQIGSIETSARKACESFSPFEIGTGRSSGLGSAVAFDVLPAEPIHDLRDTLRSAALAGYPELSLREPKPYPPHITIAYANSDEIPTADSVTAVDEINRTARKAHITIDEVLLVILERRERSYAWQVFSRISLSGDPEP; encoded by the coding sequence ATGCGAAAGCTTCGGAACCACTGGGCACGTCCGCTGGGAACACTCGGCTACTACTGGTTCCTGACGTTCGAGAAGTCTCCGGCACTGCATTCGCTCGCGGCGGAATGCCAAGCGCTCATCGACTATCCGTACTTCGACCCGACACCACCGGAGGGCTTGCACCTCACGCTGGACAGGATCGGAGCGGGTGACGAGATCACATCCGACCAAATCGGTTCGATCGAAACCTCGGCAAGGAAGGCGTGCGAGTCCTTCTCTCCCTTCGAGATCGGGACCGGGCGCTCGAGCGGCCTGGGCAGCGCGGTGGCGTTCGATGTCTTGCCTGCGGAGCCGATACACGACCTCCGCGACACGCTGCGCTCGGCGGCACTCGCCGGATACCCGGAACTTTCTTTGCGAGAACCGAAACCGTACCCTCCGCACATCACCATCGCCTATGCGAATTCCGATGAGATACCGACCGCGGACAGCGTGACCGCGGTCGACGAGATCAACCGGACCGCGCGAAAGGCGCATATCACCATCGACGAGGTGCTGCTGGTGATACTCGAGCGACGAGAGAGATCGTATGCGTGGCAAGTCTTTTCACGCATTTCCCTATCAGGCGATCCTGAACCATAG